The genomic window GCTCTAAGATTAATTCTAGAGTTATCTCTAAGTAGTtcatcaaaaatttatatttcctaaGCTTTACCATATCAAGGCAACATGCATCATAACTAATAACTAACtttaaatgaataattatatgttgatccaaaaagtaaaacttaaaaaaaactatcttataatacaaatttttgtagtaagacaataaaatctgacactgatATATGGCACGTTACTCAGTACAAAATAAAATggtgtatttttgacgtgacaacgtctaataaatcgatgaacgccagctgcacgcacgaaaaaggatgacacattgacccgttacgcacattgtcccgttacgcacattgtcccgttacgctctgtcccgttacgctctgtcccgttacgctcattgtactcttgtgctccatctatatctcttctactcgattggaacaaccatcgatttgactttttcgaggcacattaaacttgaaacactcccattcgtttcctacttttcctatcatcgtcctatccttaacagactaacacagattggaagaagttaaatagcaaacatgtataaaagttatagttaaaataatctgttcgttaaagtaataaccatatttgaattaatgagtgcaaataaaagtaaatgtatcaattaaattgtagatttcatttcactccttctttttatccacataaaatagtgctaattcaataaaaatgattcaattttattcataaaagtgtgcaataatttaatcaatgttttgttatgacgtcgcgttaaactatcgtccgtaaaccgactttacagacaaccaattttttttctctgattAATAAAAATTCCAATATATAATTTCCTCTGAtaatttacaaaatgattattttaaataagttaagaataaatttatttaaaactttattaatttaatgaactGTAAAATAATGTCTGATTTCTGTAAATTAAATCTGCAGCCTACACATAGACTGTGCACGTTTAGAAGCAACACATTATAGTTGTACTCACAGACATGTCGTCTTCGGCAGGGTTGTATCTAGTGTATCCAGGGACTCCATACACGGGCGAAGGAGCCATATATTCCGCAGCAGGAGCACCGTACGTGGATGCCGGGGCAGCACTGAAGATGGCATTGGTTAGGGCATTAGCCGGGGTGCCATAGGAGCGCGAGAGACCTCCAGCCCTGGAGAGAGACTTGCTGGAACCTCTGGAGAAGCTGGAAGTCGAACTGGAGGCCGCGGCAGGAGCTCCGTAGGTGGAGGAAGGGGAGGAGTAGGCGCTAGCAGGGGCGCCGTAGGTGGAGGAAGGGGAGGAGTATGCGCTAGCAGGGGCGCCGTAGGTGGAGGAAGGGGAGGAGTACGCGCTAGCAGGGGCGCCGTAGGTGGAGGATAGCGCAGCTGGGGGCGGGGCGAAGGAGTCCTCCCTGGCGGTGGCGTAGTTGCCTGCAGACGGCAAGTACTGGTTGACTGGGGGCTCGGGTCGGGCCAAGGCAATAGAAGCCACGGCGAGTACAATCGGGATGCACACCTGCACAAAGGCAAACATTGTGAAATGATGAGTCAACATGACGATGTAGCTTCAATTATGAATCCTCTGATAACATTCGATTTGATAGTTATTTAAAACATATGTAAAATAGTAAAACTAAAACCACCcaacatttgtttaaaataagACTATATGCAAGTGTCTTAACAAGCAGTTCCTTCTGTGTGCTATCCTTATCAGTTATTACATTTTGATCAAATGAGTGGAAACGGTAAATATCTATTAAATTTTGAATACCTTGTATTAACAACGAAAATTGATTCAAAACTGCTATatgtacaaaaacatttttatcaaattaaattcaaataaggATATCTTTATCTAGTAATAGGTTTCGAAAAGATATcatgttaataattaataatagttTGTATATGTttctatataaatgtaattttacctGAGAAATGAATTATCCAAAAAAATATGATTTGTTTTATCAACGTATggcttaataaatatttttttcttatttgtttaAAGCCATTTAAATTAATGTCCTTACTAACTGTGCCTAAATAAGCATTTAGATTTATTC from Bacillus rossius redtenbacheri isolate Brsri chromosome 1, Brsri_v3, whole genome shotgun sequence includes these protein-coding regions:
- the LOC134528355 gene encoding pro-resilin-like yields the protein MKVCIPIVLAVASIALARPEPPVNQYLPSAGNYATAREDSFAPPPAALSSTYGAPASAYSSPSSTYGAPASAYSSPSSTYGAPASAYSSPSSTYGAPAAASSSTSSFSRGSSKSLSRAGGLSRSYGTPANALTNAIFSAAPASTYGAPAAEYMAPSPVYGVPGYTRYNPAEDDMSEPANYQFSYEVQDAESGSEFGHLESRQGDAAWGSYNVLLPDGRKQIVEYEADQAGFRPMIRYEEPLAGYGRGAGGPY